TTGCTGGGCTGTTTCCTGTGCCCCCTGGCAGAGGAAAAGGGGCTGTGCTGAGGGAAGTGCCCATACCTGTTCCAGCCTGGGGGGCAGTGAAGTGGGTGATGTGTCACCAAAGGAAGCCATGTGGATTAGACCTAGCTGGCTCCCTGCCGCTGTGGTGACAGCCATGCCGCACCCCTGCAGAGGAAGTGAAGGCACGGCAGTGCAGAGTCTCCTCTGGCCCCGCACCCTGAGGGGCAGCCAAGGCCAGGCGTTTCTGTGCTGCCCAACGGGAGGGCCCTGCATGCGCTCTGCCAGTGCAACTGGGTGCTTTTGCTTGGCTTTAATACGGAGCGCCTTGCTGGGGCTTTTCCTCCAGGCTCTGTACGGAGGAGTCTCAagaagcatcacacacacacacacacacacacacacacaccccgttacAGCTGGGACAGCTGAGGTGACAAGCAGGAAAGTGACTTGTCAAAGGTCACCCAGGAGCAGCGCCAGGGATCGCCTGGAGAGGGGTCAGAAGAGAGACCAAGGAGGCTCTGAGGGCTGCAGCCCTGCCTGACTGCGAGTGACTGAAGGAGCCTGGGTGGCCTAGTTTCTCCAGGTGGCTACCTGGGGAGGAGATTTCTGCTGGAGGCCTCTGTCGCCTACCAGATGCCGTCAGCGCAAGATCCAGGGGCCAGGAGCTGATGCCAGACATTCAGACTAGAAAAAAGGGCAGAATTTTAAGAGGAAGGGGAATTGACTATTGGAGCAACTAGTTCTCCAGCCCTTGGCATCCGTAAAGCCAGCCTGCGTTGCATGTCTGAGCAATGgactctggctgggctgggctggctgcagggagctTGGGTCTCTATTACACAGGGGGACAGATTGGGGGAGGTGAGGTCTGACCTTTAATATGACTGACCCCAggtctgctgcagcctggtgctcTCACCACTAGGCCGTGCTGCCCGGGAGCACTGTGATGGGAGGCAAGTTGTTAAAACCCCTGACCTCATTGGGAAAATCTCAGTTGCTGATCTGGGGAGCTGCCCAGGAACCCCGATTTCTgccagcaggaagagcagccccctctgcctgcaggaCAGAGCCTCTTCCCATGGGAGCAGGTGGGCTCAGCAGCTACAAGCCTGCCTTCCCCTCAGCTAGTGCCCCCTGACAGGGGGAAGGCAGACTTGTAGCTGCTGAGCCCACCGGCACAATTCACTCCCCCGCTGCAAGCTCCTTTCCTGAAACAGAGGCTGGGCCCTGGCCAGACTTGCCCCTAGGGGTGTCACTATTATgatagcacccagaggcccctgttgtgctaggtgctgcacgtACACAGTGGGAGGTGCTGTTTTCCCCAAAGGGCTCACGCTGAAGGCAAagggggggggaaactgaggcactgagcagggctgtcactctgcagcagagctgggggtagaacccaggtctcctgaatgcTATCCCAGTtccctagccactagaccatgcCACAGCTCCCAGCGAGATGCTCTCATGACTCCCATCCTAGGCATGGAGCCACCTTGGCTGCTgtgggctgtggctggaggcagggcgggggggggggtggcagcagGGACACAAGTTGAGTTGCCTTAGCTGGTGCCAGGAGCCACCCAGGCCCCTGATTTGGGCAGGGAATCTGCGCCTCAGGCTCTCTGTGGCGTCGCTGTGTGGTCACATCTGGGGCAGCTCCCTCCCAgcaatgggctcaggctctctgcagcctCAGGCAGCATCAGTCCCACTCGGGGCGTGTTTTTTGAGGCTCTGcacacacagcagggctggggctgtaaTTCTGCATTGACCTAGGGAGTGGAGCAAGAAACGAATCCCTGGGCTGGGGCGGGCGAAGGGGGCCCGGCAATAGGCTCATTCGGACACGGGCAGTTCCCCCCATCCCTGAGAAGGCCAAATGGGCCCCGTGGGTGACAGGGCAGCTCCAGGACTGATGCCCCCCTGTGAGGGCTTGTGGCCTGGAAAGCAGCTGCTCCTGATGCTCCTGGAAGGCAGGTCCTCAGCTGTCGAGACTGGCAGAGGAATGAAGAGCCCATGGGAGGAGGTAACTTCCTGGTCCCTtccagtgggggtgaggggagaaggcAGACAGACTTCCCCCCACAGAGGTCATTGCTGCAGTGCTTTCCAAGGAGGCCAGGAAACAGTAGGAGGCAGCagggcagacccccccccccacttcccaagCCACTTGTCAGGGGGCTTCCTGGATTGGGGCACAGCGCCCCCGCCCAGCCTGATGCTTTGCAGAGGGGCTGGGTTTGCTGTCGGGGACCCCGCACCAtcccctgcagctggggctgttCCCAGAGCAGCACACAGGAGTTGGGTTTGCCATGGGACACGGCCCCCAGGGCATGGCAGAGGGGCGGGCTGCTCCCGGGGCATGGCAAAGGGGCGGGTTGCTACGGGGCATGGCCCCCATTGCAGAGGGGTGGGTTGTGCAGCACCCTGCGGTCTTTGCCGTCTCTGGGCCCCTGCTCACAAAGAGCTGTGAACCTGCTTTGCCACGAGGGGCACGTGTCCTCTCAGCCATTTTAATGGGCGAGGCCCTTTTAGGCAGGAGGAATATTGACACTCACTCCCTGCTAGCCTCAGTGATGGGCAGCCCTGTGCCCAGCtcactgccctgggcacccaccACTCTGTGCCGGGCTCCCTCCAATACAGCCCCCATGGGCACTcagtccccccacacacacacatccgcTACCTCCACAGCAGCGAGGGCTCAGGTCCCTCAGCCATCACGGTGGAGGCTGGGACAAGACCGAGGGCCGAAGTGCCCTTGCTGTCTCCGCGCATCACCCGGGAAGGCTGGGCCTCCCTGCTCGGGCCAGGGGGAGGCAGTTGACACTGTTGTTCTTGTGCCAGGCTTTGCAACAGGGAGCAGGGGTAGAAAATACGCAGAGACCCAGCTCCCTTCAGGCTTGTTTATTGGACGGTGCCCAGTGCCGCGGGCCGAGCGTTCGGTGCCTTTACCCCCTTCGGGCCCCCTCCCCATGTGGTTTAGAAGGGGGCCGTCACCCGGTAAAGCGCTGACGCCGGCTGCAGCGGGCTGAGACTTAGGGAGTGGCCACTGTGCCGATGGGCACCgcgcccctccagcagggggcgctgccgCTGGACTCCCATTACTGCCCCCCTATTTGGCTAGCTTGAGGAGGCGCTGGATGTCGGGCTCGATGGCAATGGTCTGGAACTTGGGGCTGTAGCGTTTGAAGGGCTCCCCCTCGGGCCCCACCAGGAACTTCTCGAAGTTCCAGGAGAGGTCGTCACGGCGCAGCGGGCTCCACACGACGAACTTGGGGTCGCCCATGAAGGCGGAGGGCTCGTCGGCCGGGGTGGGCAGGTGGGCCTTCAGGTAGGCGAAGACGGGGTGCACGTCCTGCCCGTTCACCTGGCATTTCTGGAAGAGGGTGAAGTTGGGCTCGAAGCCGGCCCCAGGGCGCACGTACTTCAGGCTGTTGAGGATCTCCTCGTTGGTGCAGTTCTCCTGCCGGGGAGAGGACAGGGCGTGTCAGGCCGACGGAGTCAAGGGATGGACTGGAGCCCAGCCCTGTCCCGCCGCCTCCTTAGTGACTCATGGATGGTCCCAGCCCCCACCGCGCTGGCCCGGCCTGTTCTGCCACTCAGTCATTATTTGCCTTCCGACAAGCACACTGTGAGGAATGCAGGGTGTGACCAAGATCCCCGCCCTGCTGCCCATTGTGTCCCGAGCTGCatagaccccagctgagatcgggCTGGGGGCATTGTCCTGGCACTGCTTAGACCCTGGCGgagatcacttcccccccccccccattgtgccaggtgctgcacagacccggagcaagagatagtccctgccccagggagcccacagtctgaatagacaagacaggcaaaggggaaattgaggcacggggcagggaagtgacttgctgaaggtcacccaGTAAAGCTGTGGaagggctgggaagagaacccaggtgtcctgtgtCCCTGTTCATTGACCTCCCCACTGGGCCACCATGTGGGAGCAGGGGAAAGATCCTGACCAGCAGCTGGATTGTATGGTCCCAGCAGCAAAGAAGGTTCTCCAGGCAAgaaccctgccctggcccctggaAGGGACCCAGCCACTCTGCTCTGTCTCTAGCTCCTCTCCATGCTGGTCTGGTTGGGGCAGCCTGGGCCCTGCCCACCAGGCTGCAGCCAGGTGAGATATTCGCACGCTGGGGCCCATCTCCGCCACCTCTAGGGTGGAGCTGCTCCAATGCCCCCCTCTGGGCAGTGCTCTGACTGCCACTAAGAGGTCGTCAAGGAGGCTTTACGTGGGCAGGAGGGCACCTTGCCAGGACAGCAGGAGGCCGGCTGGTAGCAGGGAGCCCAGCTTCAGGCAGGAGCATGCAAAACACATGCTCCATTCAGCACGGACCCACCTGGGCCATTGTGTTTTACAGGTGCAGCTGAGGCCAGCATCAGCTAGTTAAATCATACCCGCCTGTGCCATGCAGGAGGGCACTGGCAGCAAAATCAAAGGGCAGGgtgcccctgccccacaccctggTGCAAGGCAGAGTGTCACTGATGTAAGGGACAGGGCATTGGGCAGCCGATCCCTTGGGTCACTGCCTGGCTCTGAAACTGATCTCTGGGCTGGACTGGGGGCACCGTTCCCATGTCGCCGTGCTGCTGCGTGGCCATCCCAGAGAGGCTGTGCCACCCCCCACGCAATTCCTACCCCAGCGGCCACATGCTCAGGTGAGACACCATAGGAGGAGCTGGGGCCACACACGTCTCTTGTTCCCAGCCCCTGGCTGGCGGGAGCTCTCCAAGCACTGAGCCAGCACCCGCTGCATTCTCAGCACGCTGGAGTGGGCTGATCCTGCAGGGCCTGCAACCTCCAGGGCTCTTTGGTGAGGCAGAggacatggggggcggggggtgttgtgtgtgcaggtgccGCATACCTGGTAGCCAAACTGGTTGCAAGGGAAGCCCAGCACGACCAGCCGCTGCGGGTACCGGGCCTGCAGCTGGTTCAGCTGGGTGTAGTCCCGCACCGTCGTGCCTCAGAGGGATGCCACGTTCTCAATCAAAACCACCCGGCCCCGGAAGTTGTTGAAATCCACTTTCTCCCCGTGGATGTTGGTGGCGCTGAGGTCGTAGAAGGACTTGGCGATGTGAGCCATGGCTGCAGCTGCACAGTGAGCCTTGCCCGCTGGCAGGTGCTGGCTTAAGGCTCACCCCACGCACCACGTGATCAGCTGCTCCAAAGGTCTCTCCATTCCTGGCACGCTTCAAAGGAAATCAGAGCGCTCACCTGTTAGTGAGCCAGCTCTTTCCAGCCGCAGAACAAAGCAGCAGGTCAGGCCTGCACAGGTCTTGTTGCAAAGCCGGCTAGCGCAGGAAGGAAATTCAGGGCAACCTGATACTCCTGCTAGCTCTCAGTAATTCAAGTCAGTCAGCTCCTCTAGCAAAGACATTGCCCTGGGGACATGCAACTGAGAGGGAAGAATCAGACAGTGACTGGTAGTATGTGCCTTCCACTGGCCCCTAGACATCCtcagatcagggccctgttgtgccaggcgctgcagatacacagcgagagacaggccctgccccagctgagatcagggccccattgagctgggcactgcacagatgcacagcgagagacaggcccacgtcagcagcccctgccacaagtgttcaaaaatcaggaaTTTGTTTAAAACTTCATGAGATTTAAAACATAACAAGACAACATTttggtttcctttcctttttccttcttctaTCTGGGTCCGTGGAAAATTTGCTGACCAAGGTTTTCCATCAGACAAAGCGAATCTgacaaaatgaaaacattctgCGGTAACGCCGAGTTCAGTGCCATTGTGTTTAGAACAGAATTGACAGAGCATTTTGATTTTCTCAGAATGGAACctttcactttttcattttgaaatgactttgctTCAAAATTTGGTGTAttgtgatttttcatttcattttatagtATAACAAAATCATTAAACCCTCTTGTAATGTAAAGATAtataaacaaactttttaaaatgcttttaaaagtcGTCAGAATCGGGGCTGGGCCTCAGGTTCCCTGTCTGGCCCCGCTGCTGCCTTAGGAGGCGAAGGTTCGGCTGCTCTGCACAACACCGCTGGGGAATCCAGGAATCTCTCCCACCGCTGGCACCAGGTCAAATTTCCCCCTTCCCAGGGCTTGGCTTTGCTGGTAACGCCCAATTGAGG
The nucleotide sequence above comes from Caretta caretta isolate rCarCar2 chromosome 6, rCarCar1.hap1, whole genome shotgun sequence. Encoded proteins:
- the GPX2 gene encoding glutathione peroxidase 2, yielding MAHIAKSFYDLSATNIHGEKVDFNNFRGRVVLIENVASLUGTTVRDYTQLNQLQARYPQRLVVLGFPCNQFGYQENCTNEEILNSLKYVRPGAGFEPNFTLFQKCQVNGQDVHPVFAYLKAHLPTPADEPSAFMGDPKFVVWSPLRRDDLSWNFEKFLVGPEGEPFKRYSPKFQTIAIEPDIQRLLKLAK